The segment taccatgaaaagaagtttatcataaattaatacaaatgtataatgtggttataaattttaaaacgaattaaaagattataggcttcatatatagagcatttaccgaaaactcattattttcgtaggggggtatacatagattttgagaaaaaattcaaaaaatttaagaatactgttttaatacatatttaaatcatgtaataaattatgatgaagttcaaagaggtttggaacatttgttgtttccgtttctctaaggaatagcaatttatagtggttaggccaatgatttagggagtatttacaattttgctaaattaattgataaaaaattagaacgatgtccatgtaccatgaaaagaagtttatcatacattaatacaaaggtataatgtggttttaaattttaaaacgaattaaacgATTATAGGTtccatatatagagcatttaccgaaaactcactattttcgtagggaggtacatatagattttgagaaaaattcaaaaaatttaaaaatattgttttaatgcatagttgaatcatgtaataacatatgatgaagttcaaagaggtttggaacatttgttgtttccgtttctctaaggaatagcaatttatagtggttagtccaatgattttgagagtatttacagttttgctaaattaattgatacaaatttaaaacgatgttcatgtaccatgaaatgaaaagaagtttatcataaattaatacaaatgaataatgtggttataaattttaaaacgaattaaaagattataggcttcatatatagagcatttaccgaaaactcactattttcgtagggaggggggtacacatagattttgacaaaaattcaaaaaaattgacaatactgttttaaagcatagttgaatcatgttataacatatgatgaagttcaaagaggtttggaacctttgttgtcttcgtttctctagggaatagcaattttatagtggttagtccaatgatttagggagtatttgcagttttgctaaattaatggataaaaaattagaatgatgtccacgtaccatgaaaagaagtttatcatacattaatacaaaggtataatgtggttataaattttaaaacgaactaaaagattataggcttcatatatagagcatttaccgaaaactcactattttcgtaggggggtacacatagattttgagaaaaattcataaaatttgagaatactgttttaatacatatttgaatcatgtaataaaatatgatgaagttcaaagaagtttggaacctttgttgtttccgtttttctaaggaatagcaatttatagtggttagtccaatgatttagggagtatttacagttttgctaaattaattgataaaaaattagaacgatgtccatataccatgaaaagaagtttatcataaattaatacaaatgtataatgtggttataaattttaaaacgaaataaaagattataggcttcatatatagagcatttaccgaaaactcactattttcaaaGGGGGGGGTACAtattgattttgagaaaaaattcaaaaaatttgacaatactgttttaattcatagttgaatcttgtaataacatatgatgaagttcaaagaggtttgaaacggagacaacaaaggtccaaacctctttgaacttcatcatatgttattacatgattcaagtatgtattaaaacagtattgtcaaattttttgaatttttctcaaaatctacgtGTACctctaagaaaaaaatattttgaatattagaTTTAGATGTCTGCTATAGAGATTATTTCCTAAACGATTccagataatatatatttatgttaccAATAGAATAATACAACACCGAATTttctatctctttctctttattcacaacatatatacttttaaaataattaaacctGTATGGGGAAATGGCTTATTTTGGCaatatgtatttttgaaaattatactgttaaaatccaatttttttaaaaaaatcacataaaTATAGATCTTACATCACAACCTTTTTTGGGACGATGAAAAATCCCAGACATGAACTTAAAATACTAACTAGAACCTTTAAAACCTTTAAAAGGCATCTACCCCTGCTTATTCTTTCTTcctcataaataaaataatgctAATAATGTATTACTTTTTCCAATTTAAATACAACTTCCacgaccaaagagtctgaagcAAACATCTCTCACATAATCAATTACACTCACTCTCTTTCCACCATGGACATCGCAGCCACCACCTGTTCCGCCAAGGATCTCGCCGTCCTCCTATCTTCTTCTAACTCTACTTCTTCCCTCGCTGCGGCAACCTTTCTATGCTCCCAATTCTCCAACATCTCCAACAAACTCTCCGACACAACTTACGCCGTGGACAACACGTATCTTCTCTTCTCCGCCTACCTAGTCTTCGCTATGCAGCTCGGTTTCGCCATGCTCTGCGCCGGCTCAGTCCGAGCCAAGAACACTATGAACATCATGCTCACCAACGTCCTCGACGCGGCCGCTGGAGCCATCTCTTACTATCTCTTCGGATTCGCATTCGCCTTCGGAACACCGTCCAACGGCTTCATCGGCCGCCACCATAGCTATTTCGCCTTGAGCTCTTATCCCGAACGCCCCGGCGccgactttagtttcttcctctaCCAATGGGCTTTCGCTATAGCCGCGGCGGGAATCACCAGCGGCTCCATCGCTGAGCGAACTCAGTTCGTTGCGTACCTTATCTACTCTTCTTTCTTGACCGGTTTTGTCTACCCGACCGTTTCGCACTGGTTTTGGTCGACTGATGGATGGGCCAGCGCGTCGAGATCCGACAACAATCTCTTGTTCGGATCAGGCGCTATTGATTTCGCGGGGTCGGGAGTTGTTCACATGGTGGGCGGGATTGCCGGTCTTTGGGGAGCATTAATCGAAGGACCGAGAATAGGTCGGTTCGACCGGTTGGGCCGGTCGGTTGCTTTACGTGGTCACAGTGCGTCCCTTGTCGTGCTTGGTACCTTCTTGTTGTGGTTTGGATGGTACGGATTCAACCCTGGTTCCTTTTTGACTATTCTAAAAGGATACGAAAAGTCTCGGCCGTACTACGGACAGTGGAGCGCTGTAGGCCGTACTGCGGTCACCACAACACTTGCTGGCTGTACTTCCGCTTTGACCACTCTGTTCAGTAAACGTCTCCTTGCAGGTTAATAAGATAACTACTAGCTTATGCATGAAATAACTTGTAACAGTTTTGTGTATTGATTTGTATGGCAATAGCCGGTTTAATTATTACAGTATTAGTAATTATCCTAAATAACTTAGAAGTTATCTTATTACAGGTCACTGGAACGTCATTGATGTTTGCAACGGATTGCTAGGTGGCTTTGCGGCGATCACCTCGGGATGCGCCGTGGTGGAGCCTTGGGCTGCTATAGTATGTGGATTCGTGGCGTCATGGGTATTGATCGGGTTTAACTTCCTCGCCAAGAAACTCAAGTATGACGATCCGCTTGAGGCCGCTCAACTCCACGGGGGATGCGGAGCATGGGGAGTGATCTTTACCGGACTGTTTGCTACCAAAAGATACGTCAACGAGGTTTACTCTGGTGATGGTGATAGGCCTTATGGTTTGCTGATGGGTGGGGGAGGAAAACTGCTCGCCGCACAGTTCGTTCAGATCGTTGTGATCATTGGGTGGGTGTCAGTGACGATGGGGCCATTGTTCTACGGTTTGCATAAGATGAATCTCTTGAGGATATCAAGAGAGGACGAGATGGCCGGGATGGACATGACGCGTCACGGTGGCTTTGCTTACGCCTACAACGATGAGGAAGACGTGTCGGTTAAACCGTGGGGAAAAGTGGGACCCACAAGCCAGAGTTCGACTCCTACACCACAGCCCTTAACTGCTTGATCCAAGATTTGAGTGGTCCTAAGCAAATGTgtgatatatcatatatatgaaGACAAAAAAAGGTTGGACACC is part of the Brassica rapa cultivar Chiifu-401-42 chromosome A09, CAAS_Brap_v3.01, whole genome shotgun sequence genome and harbors:
- the LOC103836858 gene encoding ammonium transporter 1 member 2, with the protein product MDIAATTCSAKDLAVLLSSSNSTSSLAAATFLCSQFSNISNKLSDTTYAVDNTYLLFSAYLVFAMQLGFAMLCAGSVRAKNTMNIMLTNVLDAAAGAISYYLFGFAFAFGTPSNGFIGRHHSYFALSSYPERPGADFSFFLYQWAFAIAAAGITSGSIAERTQFVAYLIYSSFLTGFVYPTVSHWFWSTDGWASASRSDNNLLFGSGAIDFAGSGVVHMVGGIAGLWGALIEGPRIGRFDRLGRSVALRGHSASLVVLGTFLLWFGWYGFNPGSFLTILKGYEKSRPYYGQWSAVGRTAVTTTLAGCTSALTTLFSKRLLAGHWNVIDVCNGLLGGFAAITSGCAVVEPWAAIVCGFVASWVLIGFNFLAKKLKYDDPLEAAQLHGGCGAWGVIFTGLFATKRYVNEVYSGDGDRPYGLLMGGGGKLLAAQFVQIVVIIGWVSVTMGPLFYGLHKMNLLRISREDEMAGMDMTRHGGFAYAYNDEEDVSVKPWGKVGPTSQSSTPTPQPLTA